The following proteins come from a genomic window of Dreissena polymorpha isolate Duluth1 chromosome 1, UMN_Dpol_1.0, whole genome shotgun sequence:
- the LOC127876756 gene encoding uncharacterized protein LOC127876756: MRSDNIDRIAPSLHMRSDNIDRIAPSLHMRSDNIDRIATSLHTRSDTATGSPQVCTCAVTTSTGSPQVCTCAVTTSTGSHQVCTRAVTTSTGSPKVCTYAVTTLTGSPLVCTCAVTQTPPSRPNAAVFSFRNNENVSHSEVQYLIQTQLDVPVRSIQFDPLDIRSARHGVNSRWVVEFCTIADMAKAIQPGLQVGTDRLVFYPHDDVSTREIAAYRNYMEVVNAHAVIAASADNAVRGKLKNAVSRGRRHSRP; encoded by the exons atgcgcagtgacaacatcgaccgcaTCGCCCccagtctgcacatgcgcagtgacaacatcgaccggatcgccccaagtctgcacatgcgcagtgacaacatcgaccggatcgcaaCAAGTCTACACACGCGCAGTGACACAGCGACCGGATCGCCacaagtctgcacatgcgcagtgacaacatcgaccggatcgccccaagtctgcacatgcgcagtgacaacatcgaccggatcgcacCAAGTCTGCACacgcgcagtgacaacatcgaccggatcgcccaAAGTCTGCACATATGCAGTGACAACATTGACCGGATCGCCCCtagtctgcacatgcgcagtgacacaAACACCACCCAGTCGGCCGAACGCCGCAGTTTTCAGTTTCCGGAACAACGAAAACGTGTCCCACTCGGAG GTGCAGTACCTAATACAGACTCAACTCGACGTTCCTGTACGAAGTATCCAGTTCGATCCCCTCGATATCCGGTCGGCGCGACACGGGGTCAACTCCCGCTGGGTCGTCGAATTCTGTACTATAGCGGATATGGCAAAAGCTATACAGCCGGGACTTCAAGTGGGCACGGACCGGCTGGTGTTCTACCCGCATGATGACGTCAGTACACGCGAAATCGCTGCCTATAGAAACTACATGGAGGTTGTTAACGCTCATGCAGTGATAGCGGCGTCTGCTGATAACGCAGTGCGCGGGAAACTTAAAAACGCAGTTTCCAGAGGTCGACGTCACTCACGACCTTAA
- the LOC127867409 gene encoding potassium voltage-gated channel subfamily H member 6-like, with the protein MVLFIQVSNSFPECLQVDICLHLNRNLLNNCPAFQRVSAGKDAFFGENVQDLTNSGKSLYFVHALTYCDINKIELSVLKETLYTCPEFAQEFMGKIQDTFNLKRGVLTETQRQTKMDDETLKFIRQKRPHMQSKGRRHVYDADLTTGRSGFRRKARH; encoded by the exons ATGGTTCTGTTCATACAGGTTTCAAACAGTTTTCCGGAGTGTCTGCAGGTGGATATCTGCCTTCATCTCAATCGGAATCTGCTTAACAACTGCCCCGCCTTCCAGAGAGTCTCGGCAG GTAAGGACGCCTTTTTCGGTGAGAACGTTCAAGACCTGACCAACAGTGGGAAGTCTCTGTACTTTGTTCACGCCCTGACCTACTGCGATATCAACAAGATCGAGCTGTCTGTGCTGAAAGAGACGCTTTATACGTGCCCGGAGTTTGCACAGGAATTTATGGGAAAGATACAGGATACATTCAACCTGAAACGG GGTGTGTTGACGGAAACCCAACGGCAGACGAAGATGGACGACGAAACACTCAAATTTATCCGTCAGAAGAGACCGCACATGCAATCGAAAGGCAGACGCCATGTCTATGACGCCG ACCTCACGACCGGTAGATCCGGCTTCCGTAGAAAAGCTCGCCATTAG